One window of Microcoleus vaginatus PCC 9802 genomic DNA carries:
- a CDS encoding response regulator has translation MVKVLHILVIDDNPTDRMLVKRELERQFSKLQITEISDDKLFVEALNRGGFHLVITDYQLRWTNGIDVLKTIKASYPECPIVMFTNTGNEEIAVEAMKSGLDDYIIKSPKHYVRLCVAVRGVLDRVAAWERVARLENQLNSLLERLNVGVFRASSQGQLLESNQAFLRLFDASNLADVQGIYLQQLFVQPVDSGESRCQNLEITFPLADGRVKWIRFTQYLYSAEGESTIEGLVEDITELKVAELALREFNETLEERVRERTAELEEVNAQLESFTYSVSHDLRAPLRGISFFAEMLLQDRTSELDATAQDYLYRINDAASLMNTLIENLLEYSRLSKANLPLKAVSLNLIVAGSIAQLEAEIAQKQARITVVEPLPTVWAHPATLLQVLVNLLSNAIKFVQPGIEPQVRVYAEAEEEYIYLWVEDNGIGIAERFQERIFGLFDRLHGQEVYPGTGIGLAIARKGVDQMGGAIGVKSTLGIGTRFWVKLRKCES, from the coding sequence TCGAAATTGCAAATAACGGAAATTTCCGACGATAAATTATTTGTGGAAGCACTAAATCGAGGCGGATTCCATCTGGTAATTACCGACTACCAACTACGCTGGACGAACGGTATAGATGTGCTTAAAACTATCAAAGCCAGTTATCCAGAATGCCCGATTGTAATGTTTACGAATACTGGCAACGAAGAAATTGCTGTAGAGGCGATGAAATCCGGATTGGATGACTACATTATCAAGTCGCCGAAGCACTACGTCCGCCTTTGCGTTGCGGTTCGCGGCGTACTCGATAGAGTTGCCGCGTGGGAACGAGTCGCCCGACTAGAAAATCAACTTAATTCTCTGCTAGAACGCTTAAATGTCGGAGTTTTTCGAGCGAGTTCCCAGGGGCAGCTTTTGGAAAGTAATCAAGCTTTTTTGCGCTTGTTTGATGCCAGCAATTTAGCAGATGTCCAAGGAATTTATCTGCAGCAATTGTTTGTGCAACCGGTAGATTCAGGGGAGTCTCGGTGTCAAAATCTGGAAATTACATTTCCTTTGGCAGACGGTCGAGTAAAATGGATTCGGTTTACTCAATATCTCTACAGCGCAGAAGGTGAAAGTACCATTGAGGGATTGGTAGAAGATATTACAGAGCTAAAGGTGGCTGAACTTGCTTTGCGGGAATTTAATGAAACTTTGGAAGAGCGGGTGAGAGAGCGTACTGCTGAGTTAGAAGAAGTTAATGCACAGCTCGAATCGTTTACCTATTCAGTTTCTCACGACTTGCGCGCTCCTCTGCGGGGAATTTCGTTTTTTGCTGAAATGTTGCTCCAAGATAGAACCAGCGAGTTGGATGCTACCGCCCAAGATTACTTGTATCGGATTAATGACGCTGCAAGTCTGATGAATACTTTAATCGAAAATTTACTAGAGTACAGCCGCCTCAGCAAAGCTAACTTGCCGCTAAAAGCAGTCTCTCTTAATTTAATTGTGGCAGGCTCGATCGCGCAACTAGAGGCTGAAATTGCCCAAAAACAAGCTCGGATAACGGTTGTTGAACCGCTACCTACGGTGTGGGCCCATCCTGCTACGCTGCTGCAAGTCTTGGTTAACTTGCTCTCCAATGCTATTAAGTTCGTGCAGCCTGGGATAGAGCCGCAGGTGCGAGTTTATGCAGAAGCTGAGGAGGAATATATCTATCTTTGGGTAGAAGACAACGGCATTGGTATTGCAGAAAGATTTCAAGAGAGGATTTTTGGGTTGTTCGATCGCCTGCACGGTCAAGAAGTGTATCCAGGGACGGGAATTGGGCTGGCGATCGCTCGCAAAGGAGTCGATCAGATGGGGGGTGCGATCGGGGTGAAATCGACTTTGGGAATCGGTACCCGCTTCTGGGTAAAATTACGCAAGTGCGAGAGTTGA
- a CDS encoding response regulator, translating to MLSILLIDDNPNDRLMIERELRKTFPDLEIKSAIDIQTLEHILAAGGFDIVITDYQLHWSDGLTILQKVHSRYPNCPVIMCTDSGSEQVAVEAMKAGLSDYVFKGRYLKRLAGAVGESLKKQQLRENYAKTSAQLAISEERLRLAIEASKMGIWDWNVLTGEVVWSEEQELLFGLEKGSFPGTYEAFFACIHPDDQASIARALAFALENKIEYKYEFRVLWPDGSLHWIAARGKFFDDDTGKSVRSSGLVWDITERKLSEARVQESEENLRFALEAANTIAFTWDVASGEVRRSSNAETQMGLGPDSTFGTFEQKKNAVHPEDRERFLADVDAALTGTGVYESEYRKVRPDGSVIWLHEKGRVVFDASGTPLRLFGVAIDITARKQLEYDRSRALARERSYLRRLQKLTSASVAINSTLSVAEILQLAADSARQILEVHQVAVNLNPAANWDEGISKFSMSEKYAAWQDYCDEPDGTGIYQKVCQHQQAMRMTQSELEAHPAWREFGKAAGKHPPMRGWLAVPLTTRDGRNLGLIQLSDKYEGEFAEDDETILMQLAQAVSGAIDNARLYEESQQANRMKDEFLATLSHELRSPLNAILGWAQLLQQRSLSPAATGRALETIERNAKLQTQLIDDLLDISRIIRGKLTLNPCAVNLISMVEGAVNTVRLAADAKSIKLQFAIGDLGLETAEFSKLGEVSGTPESDLNRRFWVSGDPGRLQQVIWNLLTNAIKFTPRGGRVEIRLSRVDSEVELAVTDTGIGVAPNFLPYVFDSFRQADATITRNYSGLGLGLAIVRQLVELHGGRVWAQSPGLNMGSTFTFRLPAMQVNSSPDEEAQVLAGAGNLLAVKILLVDDEVDSREFMRFVLADSGATVRVASSAAEAFEVASQFSPDVVVSDIGMPEEDGYSLVRRLRSVNIQTGKFWAIALTAYARDEDRDRAFAAGFDRHLAKPVQPDVLVETIVQLRQQGLTT from the coding sequence ATGCTGTCTATTCTTTTAATCGACGACAACCCGAACGATCGCCTGATGATCGAGCGAGAACTGAGGAAAACTTTTCCCGATTTAGAAATTAAGTCCGCTATTGATATCCAAACTCTAGAACACATCCTGGCAGCCGGCGGTTTTGATATAGTAATTACCGACTACCAACTGCACTGGAGCGACGGATTAACTATTCTCCAAAAAGTTCACAGCCGCTACCCGAATTGTCCGGTAATTATGTGTACTGACAGCGGCAGCGAACAAGTGGCAGTCGAAGCTATGAAAGCCGGCTTAAGCGATTACGTGTTCAAAGGGCGGTACTTAAAGCGGCTGGCGGGGGCCGTGGGCGAAAGCTTGAAAAAACAGCAGTTGCGCGAGAACTACGCGAAAACGTCGGCGCAGTTGGCAATTTCGGAGGAAAGGCTGAGGTTGGCGATCGAAGCCTCGAAAATGGGAATTTGGGATTGGAATGTATTAACTGGCGAGGTCGTTTGGTCGGAGGAACAGGAACTGTTATTCGGGTTGGAAAAAGGCAGTTTTCCGGGAACTTATGAAGCGTTTTTTGCCTGCATTCACCCGGATGACCAAGCCTCGATCGCCCGCGCTCTTGCCTTTGCTTTAGAAAACAAAATAGAATACAAGTACGAATTTAGAGTCCTTTGGCCCGATGGCAGCTTGCACTGGATCGCTGCTAGGGGCAAGTTTTTTGATGATGATACGGGTAAATCGGTGCGGTCGAGCGGCCTGGTTTGGGATATTACGGAGCGCAAATTATCGGAAGCCCGGGTGCAAGAAAGCGAGGAAAATTTGCGCTTTGCCCTAGAAGCAGCTAACACGATCGCTTTTACCTGGGATGTGGCATCGGGGGAAGTCCGCCGTTCGTCCAATGCCGAAACACAGATGGGTTTGGGCCCAGACAGCACCTTTGGTACTTTTGAGCAAAAAAAGAATGCGGTGCATCCAGAAGACCGTGAAAGGTTTTTGGCTGATGTGGATGCCGCACTCACCGGGACGGGAGTTTACGAGTCGGAATACCGCAAAGTGCGACCCGACGGCTCAGTGATTTGGCTTCACGAGAAAGGGCGGGTTGTTTTTGACGCATCCGGCACACCCCTTCGGCTGTTCGGCGTGGCGATCGACATTACGGCTCGCAAACAGTTAGAATATGACCGCTCGCGCGCGTTGGCCCGGGAGCGGTCGTATTTGCGCCGCCTGCAAAAGTTAACCTCCGCGTCAGTTGCTATCAACTCCACGTTGTCGGTGGCAGAAATACTTCAGTTAGCTGCCGATAGCGCCCGCCAAATTCTGGAAGTGCACCAGGTAGCGGTCAACCTCAACCCGGCAGCCAACTGGGATGAGGGAATTAGCAAGTTTTCCATGTCAGAAAAATACGCCGCGTGGCAAGATTACTGCGACGAGCCAGACGGTACAGGCATTTACCAAAAAGTTTGCCAGCACCAACAGGCGATGCGAATGACTCAAAGCGAGTTAGAGGCTCACCCGGCATGGCGGGAGTTCGGCAAGGCTGCGGGGAAGCACCCGCCGATGCGGGGCTGGCTGGCTGTACCGCTGACGACTCGGGACGGCAGAAATCTGGGATTGATTCAGTTGTCGGACAAGTATGAGGGGGAGTTTGCCGAAGATGATGAAACTATTTTAATGCAGTTGGCTCAGGCGGTGTCGGGGGCGATCGACAATGCCCGACTTTACGAGGAATCTCAGCAGGCAAATCGCATGAAAGATGAGTTTTTGGCAACCCTTTCTCATGAGCTGCGATCGCCCTTAAACGCGATTTTGGGCTGGGCGCAACTGCTGCAGCAACGCAGTTTGAGTCCGGCTGCTACGGGGCGGGCTTTAGAAACGATCGAGCGAAATGCTAAATTGCAAACTCAATTGATTGATGATTTGCTGGATATTTCGCGAATTATTCGCGGCAAGTTGACTTTGAATCCTTGTGCGGTAAATTTGATTTCGATGGTGGAAGGAGCGGTGAATACGGTACGGTTGGCTGCCGATGCTAAGTCGATCAAGTTGCAGTTTGCAATTGGAGATTTGGGCTTAGAGACTGCTGAATTTTCCAAACTTGGGGAGGTTTCTGGCACTCCTGAATCTGACTTAAATCGGAGATTTTGGGTATCAGGAGACCCGGGTCGCTTGCAGCAAGTAATTTGGAATTTGCTGACGAATGCGATTAAGTTTACGCCGCGCGGGGGGCGAGTTGAAATCCGGCTTTCGAGAGTTGATTCGGAGGTTGAGCTGGCTGTTACCGATACGGGAATTGGGGTTGCACCGAATTTTTTGCCTTACGTGTTTGACTCTTTCCGCCAAGCGGATGCTACGATTACTCGCAATTATAGCGGTTTGGGGCTGGGTCTGGCGATCGTCCGGCAGTTGGTGGAACTCCACGGCGGCAGGGTTTGGGCCCAGAGTCCGGGACTGAATATGGGATCGACTTTTACTTTCCGTCTCCCTGCGATGCAGGTAAATTCGAGCCCCGACGAGGAAGCGCAGGTTTTGGCTGGCGCTGGTAATTTACTGGCAGTTAAGATTTTGCTGGTTGATGACGAGGTTGATTCGCGGGAATTTATGAGGTTTGTCTTGGCAGATTCCGGGGCCACTGTCAGGGTTGCATCGTCTGCTGCTGAGGCGTTTGAGGTGGCTTCGCAGTTTAGCCCGGATGTTGTAGTCAGCGATATCGGAATGCCGGAGGAAGACGGCTATTCGCTGGTACGAAGGCTGCGTTCTGTGAACATACAGACAGGGAAATTTTGGGCGATCGCTCTGACGGCTTATGCTAGGGATGAAGACCGCGATCGTGCTTTTGCTGCGGGTTTTGACCGACATCTGGCTAAACCTGTGCAACCCGATGTCTTGGTAGAGACTATAGTGCAGTTAAGGCAGCAAGGGCTAACAACTTAA